AAAAAATATCATGCTTTTTCTGTGGTTGAGCCCAATTAGTTTTAAAAAATAGAAAGTCTTTGATACTTAATACTTAATAAATCAAAAGGATATCGCATTTGCGATATCCTTTAATTATTTAAGGCAAAAAGATTTCAACACTGTCACAGCCTCCACGTTGGCTCTTGAGCTTAATTATTACTGAAGCAGTATTATTAGTAGCTTTCACTATAAAATCATGTTTAATAGAGCTTTTTGCGGGTTTGCCTACTGCAAAATAACCCTTGCTCTGACCATTCATATAGCCTTCAATAAAGCCAATGTTAGTTTCATAATCTCCACTTATTAATTCAAAATTATCTCCTGTAATAAAAAGTTTATCTTCTTCAACGGCCTTTATATTTTTACCTTTATTGGTAATATAGCTAGGCAAATAGCCATAGTTTTCACAATAGATAGTTATTTTGTAGACGTCCTTATCAATTTTAACTAGCTCAGAATTTGATATTTTACAATCTGGCATACTAGCTAACTGACTAATGGCCCATAAGGCACCGTTATAACATTCCTGTTCTAATAAATGAATAGGAGGGTTTTGCACAGCATACTTAAAGTCCCACCCACCAATTTCTATATCTCCTAATTGAGGATGATTAAACTTTTTCCAATCAATAAAACCTTTTCTGCATAATTCAGTATCATTCCACTTTAAGAGTTTTAGATAAATGTTTTCAACTTCTTCTGGAGTTTTGGCATTAAAATACTCTTCAGAGGTTGTGCCAGCTCGCTCTAAACGGTTCCATAGTTCGGTTGTATAACCAATAATACCTAAATGCTCATAGGCCCACTCAGTTAACGTAGAGAAGTTATTAGACTTTATATCTTTATAACCAGCAATATGAAAATACTCTCTAGCTATTTCTTTAGTTGCTTTTAAATCTTCTGCATCCATTTCGTTATCTTCATAAGTATAAGGATTTCTAAATACAAAACCCCCAGAGGTATGAAAACAATTTAACAATCCGATATTTTTATGATTAACTATAAAGTCGACTATTGCTTTTACTTCAGGCTCACTAGCAGGGTAAGGACCTCCAGGTATAAACTCACTCTTAAAGTTAGATGGAAAATTACGATTTAAATCCAAACCGTAAGGTGATCTATTAATATCAAAACTAGTATTATCATAGTCCTTAATTAGTCCCTCGGGGTAAAGATGAAAGAACTCGCCATTATGTTCACCAGGTCTTCGTGGCAACATAATGCGAGAATCTTTATTAGATTTTTTCCATTCTCCACGTTTGTTATCTTGAACTCTCATTACCAATATTTTATTATCATTGTTAATATCTTGTGGGTGTAAACCAGGTAGCTCTGTATAGGTATTATCAGGGTAAATACGGGTACTACTACGTAGTTTGGTGGCTGTAGTAAGGTATAGTTCAGCTCCATCTGGGTTAACACGTGGTAAAACATAAAATGTTTTACTATTTAAAGTATAAGTTATTTGCTCATTTGTATTAAAATTGTTTACTAAATAATCTATTAACTTTAAACATACCATTGAACCTGTAACTTCACCAGCGTGAATATTACCATCAATATAAATTGCTGGTTTATTGTTAGCACAACCAGAATCTTTATTAGTTATTGCTAATGCCCAAATCTCTCGTCCTTCATAAGACTGGCCTACAGACTCTAGGGTGATTAAATTAGGGTATTCAGCAGATATGCTATGTAAATATTTAGTTAACTCATCATACTTATAGTAGTGGTCAAAACTTATTTTAGTGTTACTCATAATTCCACTCCCCAACTTTTATTTATTACGGTACTTAAACTTCGGGTTAACAATGCTTTTTCCTCTTTTTGAAATAAACATTCTAAACTATTAAACTAAAATCAAATCTATAAAAACAAGGTATTTAGTAACATAAGCTATTAAAAATATTTCTAATATAAGCTTAACTTTTATAGATAAAGCGTTTCATAATAAAATTTTTATTTACAATAAATATTTTAACCTATAAAATGATATAATTGAATAGTCAATATTAGGAGGTACTACAATGAATATATATGATAAAGCTTATGAACTCGCTGATGCCATAAAGGATAGCGGAGAATGGAAAGAGATTCAAGCAGCAAAGGCTGTTCTTCAAAATGATAAAAATGCTGAAAAAATGTACATTGAATTCCGTACAAAACAAATGCAATTACAGCAAATGCAAATGGCTGGTCAGCAAATAAGCGATGAAGATAAATCAACATTACAAAAACAATTTGAGATTATTTTAATGAATAATGATGTGAAAAAACTTATTGATGCTGAAAATAAATTTGGAGTTATTTTAGAAGACGTTCAAAAAATCTTGTTTGAGGCTATGAGTGTACAGTAACTTATTGTCATAATCATAATAAATATTATAAGATAAACACTTAAGGAGGATTTACATGTTATCATGCGGTATTGTTGGCTTACCTATGACAGGTAAAACAACAGTATATAATTTATTAACTAAAAATGAAGCTGAAACATCAGCTTTTTTTACTGGAAAAACATCAACAAATATAGGAATAGCTCATATTCCAGATAAACGTTTAGAGTATTTATCGTCAATTTTTGAACCTAAGAACACTGTTTACGCAGAGTTACAAGTAGTAGATGTAGCTGGTTTAGTAAAGGGATCAAGCAGTGGTGCTGGAGTTGGCAATAGCTTTATTGAAGATATTAGGCAAACAGATGCTTTAATTCATGTAATTAGAGCCTTTAGTGATTCAGATATACCTCATTCAGATAACAGTATAAACCCAATGAGAGATGTAGAAACAATTGATATGGAATTGTTATTTGCTGACTTGGAGTTTGTAGAGAAAAGAATTGAACGGATTTCTAAAGGAAAAAAAATAACAAATGAGCAAAAGAGCGAATTATTAGTACTAAAAAAACTTGCTGCTGAGCTTGAAGAAGGTAAACCCTATTATCAAATAGAATTAAATAAAGATGAAGTAGAGCTTATGCAAAACTACACTTTTTTAACAGACAAACCCATGATATTGGTTGTTAATGTAGATGAAGAGCAACTGCTAGAGGACAGCTATCCTGGTAAAAAAGAGTTAGAAAGTTTTGCAAAAGAACGCAATATGCCTTTAGTTGTTTTATCGGCCAAAATTGAGGTTGAGATATCTGCTTTAGATAAAGATGATCAAATTGAGTTTATGCAAGACCTAAATATATTAGAGTCGGGTGTTTTTACCCTAGCAAGAACTGTTTACGGATTATTAAACCTAATTAGTTTTTTTACCGTAGGTAAAGATGAGTGTAGAGCATGGACCATAACAAATGGTTTAAACGCTGCACAAGCCGCAGGTAAAATCCATTCTGATTTAGAGAGAGGCTTTATTAGAGCAGAAACAGTTGCTTATCAAGATTTTGTAGATTGCGGCTCCATTGCTTTTGCAAAAGAGAAAGGTCTTTGGAGACTTGAGGGTCGTAACTATATTGTTAATGATGGAGATATTATTAGTGTAAGATTTAATGTATAGGAGATAAAAAATGAAAAAGAGCATAGATTACATTGTAAACTGGCTAAAAAAGCATAATGATAATGCTAAAACAAATGGTTTTGTATTAGGCTTAAGTGGGGGGATAGATTCCGCTGTAGTTGCAGGTTTATGTAAACTAGCTTGCCCCAATACATTAGGAATAATATTACCATGTAATTCTAGTGAGCAAGATGAAAAGGATGCAAAGCTTGTTGCAGAAGCACTAAATTTAGATATAATGACGTTTGACTTAAGTAAGCATTTTAAT
This Clostridium sp. 'deep sea' DNA region includes the following protein-coding sequences:
- a CDS encoding M14 family metallopeptidase, which translates into the protein MSNTKISFDHYYKYDELTKYLHSISAEYPNLITLESVGQSYEGREIWALAITNKDSGCANNKPAIYIDGNIHAGEVTGSMVCLKLIDYLVNNFNTNEQITYTLNSKTFYVLPRVNPDGAELYLTTATKLRSSTRIYPDNTYTELPGLHPQDINNDNKILVMRVQDNKRGEWKKSNKDSRIMLPRRPGEHNGEFFHLYPEGLIKDYDNTSFDINRSPYGLDLNRNFPSNFKSEFIPGGPYPASEPEVKAIVDFIVNHKNIGLLNCFHTSGGFVFRNPYTYEDNEMDAEDLKATKEIAREYFHIAGYKDIKSNNFSTLTEWAYEHLGIIGYTTELWNRLERAGTTSEEYFNAKTPEEVENIYLKLLKWNDTELCRKGFIDWKKFNHPQLGDIEIGGWDFKYAVQNPPIHLLEQECYNGALWAISQLASMPDCKISNSELVKIDKDVYKITIYCENYGYLPSYITNKGKNIKAVEEDKLFITGDNFELISGDYETNIGFIEGYMNGQSKGYFAVGKPAKSSIKHDFIVKATNNTASVIIKLKSQRGGCDSVEIFLP
- a CDS encoding YlbF family regulator, giving the protein MNIYDKAYELADAIKDSGEWKEIQAAKAVLQNDKNAEKMYIEFRTKQMQLQQMQMAGQQISDEDKSTLQKQFEIILMNNDVKKLIDAENKFGVILEDVQKILFEAMSVQ
- the ychF gene encoding redox-regulated ATPase YchF; the protein is MLSCGIVGLPMTGKTTVYNLLTKNEAETSAFFTGKTSTNIGIAHIPDKRLEYLSSIFEPKNTVYAELQVVDVAGLVKGSSSGAGVGNSFIEDIRQTDALIHVIRAFSDSDIPHSDNSINPMRDVETIDMELLFADLEFVEKRIERISKGKKITNEQKSELLVLKKLAAELEEGKPYYQIELNKDEVELMQNYTFLTDKPMILVVNVDEEQLLEDSYPGKKELESFAKERNMPLVVLSAKIEVEISALDKDDQIEFMQDLNILESGVFTLARTVYGLLNLISFFTVGKDECRAWTITNGLNAAQAAGKIHSDLERGFIRAETVAYQDFVDCGSIAFAKEKGLWRLEGRNYIVNDGDIISVRFNV